Proteins from a single region of Chryseomicrobium sp. FSL W7-1435:
- a CDS encoding F0F1 ATP synthase subunit delta, translating to MSKSAVAKRYAIALFELARENDTLVTTRDDLKEIKAAWQQDADVQALFASPKLPLAKKKELIRTVFGSASPAVVNMLQLLVEKKRLNELPAIVEEFSALSNDAQGIAEATVYSTRALTDEERAHISSAFAQEVGKGSLHIHNVIDPSLIGGLRIQIGNRIYDNTLSSKLTRLKRNLIG from the coding sequence GTGAGCAAATCTGCAGTAGCAAAACGTTATGCCATCGCTTTATTCGAACTGGCACGAGAAAACGATACACTTGTAACGACACGTGATGACCTAAAGGAAATCAAAGCAGCTTGGCAACAAGATGCCGACGTACAAGCGTTATTCGCTTCTCCTAAACTTCCACTAGCGAAAAAGAAAGAATTGATTCGTACAGTATTCGGCTCAGCAAGTCCAGCAGTTGTTAATATGCTTCAGCTACTTGTTGAAAAGAAACGCTTGAACGAATTACCAGCCATTGTTGAAGAATTCAGTGCTTTATCAAATGATGCACAAGGAATTGCAGAAGCAACGGTCTACTCAACACGCGCATTAACGGATGAAGAACGTGCACACATTTCTTCTGCATTTGCACAAGAAGTGGGCAAAGGTTCATTACACATCCATAACGTAATTGACCCATCGTTAATCGGTGGTTTACGCATTCAAATTGGAAACCGCATTTACGACAACACATTAAGTTCTAAACTTACACGCTTGAAACGTAATTTGATCGGTTAA
- the atpA gene encoding F0F1 ATP synthase subunit alpha, producing MSIKAEEISVLIKQQIQNYESEMKVSDVGTVIQVGDGIARAHGLDNVMAGELLEFSTGVLGMAQNLEENNVGIVILGPYTDIKEGDEVRRTGRIMEVPVGDALIGRVVNPLGMPLDGQGPIATTKSRPIESPAQGVMARKSVHEPLQTGIKAIDALVPIGRGQRELIIGDRQTGKTSVAIDTILNQADQNMICIYVAIGQKESTVRNVVETLRKKGALDYTIVVTASASQPSPLLYLAPYAGVTMAEEFMFQGKHVLVVYDDLSKQAAAYRELSLLLKRPPGREAYPGDVFYLHSRLLERAAKLNETLGAGSITALPFVETQAGDISAYIPTNVISITDGQIFLQSDLFFSGVRPAINAGLSVSRVGGSAQIKAMKKVAGTLRLDLAAFRELEAFAQFGSDLDASTQAKLNRGQRTVEVLKQDLNSPIKVEKQVVILYALTRGLLDDVALTDVRRFEGELLSWLDSNHTNVLDHIRTTKDLPADEDVVNAINEFKKTFAASE from the coding sequence ATGAGCATCAAAGCTGAAGAAATCAGTGTCTTGATTAAGCAGCAGATTCAAAACTATGAATCTGAAATGAAAGTAAGCGATGTGGGTACAGTTATCCAAGTCGGTGACGGTATCGCTCGTGCTCATGGTCTCGACAACGTCATGGCTGGAGAGCTTCTTGAGTTCTCAACAGGTGTACTTGGTATGGCGCAAAACCTTGAGGAAAACAACGTAGGTATCGTTATCCTTGGACCATACACAGACATCAAAGAAGGCGATGAAGTACGTCGTACAGGCCGTATTATGGAAGTACCAGTAGGAGATGCGCTTATCGGGCGTGTTGTTAACCCACTTGGTATGCCACTAGATGGGCAAGGTCCTATCGCAACAACAAAATCTCGTCCGATCGAAAGCCCAGCACAAGGTGTTATGGCACGTAAATCGGTTCACGAGCCACTTCAAACAGGTATCAAAGCAATCGATGCACTAGTGCCAATCGGTCGTGGACAGCGTGAGTTAATCATCGGTGACCGTCAGACTGGTAAAACATCTGTAGCAATCGATACAATCCTTAACCAAGCTGACCAAAACATGATCTGTATCTATGTTGCTATTGGACAAAAAGAATCTACTGTACGTAACGTAGTAGAAACTTTACGTAAAAAAGGCGCATTAGACTACACAATCGTTGTGACAGCTTCGGCTTCTCAACCATCTCCATTACTATACCTAGCTCCTTATGCTGGTGTAACAATGGCAGAAGAATTCATGTTCCAAGGCAAGCACGTTCTTGTCGTGTACGATGATCTTTCTAAACAAGCTGCGGCTTACCGTGAGCTTTCACTTCTATTAAAACGTCCTCCAGGTCGTGAAGCCTATCCAGGGGATGTATTCTACTTGCACAGCCGTCTACTTGAGCGCGCTGCTAAGTTGAATGAAACACTTGGTGCAGGTTCAATCACTGCATTACCGTTCGTTGAAACACAAGCAGGGGATATCTCAGCTTACATTCCAACAAACGTAATCTCGATTACAGATGGTCAGATTTTCTTACAGTCTGATTTATTCTTCTCTGGTGTACGTCCAGCAATCAACGCGGGTCTTTCTGTATCACGTGTTGGTGGTTCTGCCCAGATCAAAGCTATGAAAAAAGTAGCAGGTACACTTCGTCTTGACTTAGCGGCTTTCCGTGAACTTGAAGCATTCGCTCAGTTCGGTTCAGACTTAGATGCATCTACTCAAGCAAAATTAAACCGTGGTCAACGTACTGTTGAAGTATTGAAGCAAGACTTGAACTCTCCTATCAAAGTAGAGAAGCAAGTTGTCATTCTTTACGCTCTAACACGTGGACTTCTTGACGATGTTGCCTTAACAGACGTTCGTCGTTTCGAAGGCGAACTGCTTAGCTGGTTAGATTCAAACCACACAAACGTTTTAGATCACATTCGTACAACTAAAGATCTTCCTGCAGACGAAGATGTAGTGAACGCAATCAACGAGTTCAAAAAGACATTTGCAGCAAGTGAATAA
- the atpG gene encoding ATP synthase F1 subunit gamma codes for MASLRDVKNRITSTKKTSQITRAMQMVSASKLNRAESNAKAYVPYMGKIQEVVAAIATGSADASHPMLTSRPVQKTAYLVITSDRGLAGAYNANVLRAVTTAINTRHASADDYVIFAIGRMGRDFFVKRGANVIESEVGLPDQPSFADIKEIARKAVGMFTDGTYDELYMYYNHFVSAISQEVTEKKVLPLTDIAPEAGTASYEFEPSPEAILEVLLPQYAESLIFGALLDGKASEHAARMTAMKSATDNASDLINSLTLVYNRARQAAITQEITEIVGGAAALE; via the coding sequence GTGGCATCATTACGCGATGTAAAAAATCGAATTACGTCTACAAAGAAAACAAGTCAGATCACAAGAGCCATGCAAATGGTTTCGGCTTCGAAATTGAACCGTGCAGAGTCAAACGCGAAAGCGTACGTTCCGTATATGGGGAAAATTCAAGAAGTTGTAGCAGCCATCGCAACAGGCTCAGCTGACGCAAGTCATCCAATGTTGACTTCTCGTCCTGTCCAAAAAACTGCATACCTTGTGATCACGTCTGATCGTGGTCTTGCAGGAGCTTACAATGCGAACGTTTTACGTGCGGTAACAACTGCAATCAACACGCGTCATGCATCTGCAGATGATTATGTCATCTTTGCAATCGGACGCATGGGTCGTGACTTCTTTGTTAAACGCGGAGCAAACGTGATTGAGTCGGAAGTTGGACTTCCTGACCAACCTTCTTTCGCAGACATTAAAGAGATTGCACGCAAAGCTGTTGGTATGTTCACAGACGGTACGTATGACGAATTGTATATGTACTACAACCACTTTGTCAGTGCCATTTCTCAAGAAGTTACAGAGAAAAAGGTACTGCCATTAACGGATATCGCACCTGAAGCAGGAACAGCATCGTATGAATTCGAGCCGTCTCCTGAAGCCATCTTAGAAGTATTGCTTCCGCAGTACGCTGAGAGCTTGATTTTCGGTGCGTTACTCGACGGAAAAGCAAGTGAACATGCTGCACGTATGACAGCAATGAAGAGTGCAACAGACAATGCATCCGATTTAATCAATAGTTTGACATTAGTATATAACCGTGCGCGTCAAGCTGCGATCACGCAAGAAATTACGGAGATCGTCGGCGGAGCGGCAGCATTAGAATAA